In one Pseudarthrobacter oxydans genomic region, the following are encoded:
- a CDS encoding NfeD family protein — protein MFEWLGENWWALWLTAFLAFAVIEMITLDLFFIMLGGGTLAALVADFAGADLWLQIVVFCVVSLLMIAFVRPVALSHLKKGPSEQRTNVDRLIGEQAVVMEPVSSDGGLVKIGGDIWSARSAAGVLPAGQKVVVAAIDGATAVVSAASEPDTKS, from the coding sequence TTGTTTGAATGGTTGGGCGAAAACTGGTGGGCACTGTGGCTCACCGCTTTCCTCGCCTTTGCAGTGATCGAGATGATCACCCTTGACCTGTTTTTCATCATGCTCGGCGGAGGAACCCTCGCCGCCCTGGTGGCTGATTTCGCCGGCGCTGACCTCTGGCTGCAGATTGTGGTTTTCTGCGTCGTCTCCCTGCTCATGATCGCCTTTGTCCGGCCGGTGGCCCTGTCCCACTTGAAGAAGGGTCCGTCCGAGCAGCGCACCAACGTTGACCGTCTGATCGGTGAACAGGCCGTGGTCATGGAACCCGTCTCCTCAGACGGCGGCCTGGTCAAAATCGGCGGCGATATCTGGAGCGCCCGCTCAGCGGCAGGAGTCCTTCCCGCCGGCCAAAAAGTTGTGGTGGCCGCCATAGACGGAGCCACCGCCGTGGTTTCGGCAGCATCCGAACCCGACACCAAGTCCTGA
- a CDS encoding class I SAM-dependent methyltransferase yields MDLPDCDPQALDNTYRQFAVINRMLSGWRRLYVRELRPFLAGSSRPVTLLDIGSGGGDLPTLLWRWAARDHLALHITGIDPDPRAAAFAKRRPEVPGLTFRQAHSADLVSEGRQYDFVISNHVLHHLAEAQLQELLAHSQVLAEKAVLHNDLRRSPVAYALFSAAALPFRHSFIRADGLTSIRRSYSRRELAAVAPPGWVVRPSSAFHQVLAFSRD; encoded by the coding sequence ATGGACCTGCCCGACTGCGACCCGCAGGCCCTGGACAACACGTACCGCCAGTTCGCTGTCATCAACCGGATGCTCTCCGGATGGCGCCGGCTGTACGTGCGCGAGCTGCGTCCTTTCCTGGCCGGCAGCTCCCGGCCCGTGACGCTCCTGGACATTGGCTCAGGCGGAGGGGATCTCCCAACCCTGCTGTGGCGCTGGGCCGCGCGCGACCACCTCGCCCTGCACATCACGGGCATCGATCCCGATCCCCGGGCCGCCGCCTTCGCTAAGCGGCGCCCCGAAGTCCCGGGACTCACTTTCCGGCAGGCCCACAGCGCCGATCTGGTGAGCGAGGGCAGGCAGTACGACTTCGTGATTTCCAACCATGTCCTGCACCACCTTGCTGAGGCACAACTCCAGGAACTGCTGGCGCATTCGCAAGTTCTGGCCGAAAAGGCCGTGCTGCACAACGATCTCCGCCGCAGCCCGGTTGCCTATGCCCTTTTCAGTGCCGCCGCCCTGCCCTTCCGGCATTCATTCATCCGCGCGGACGGGCTCACGTCCATCCGGCGCAGCTATTCGCGCCGGGAACTGGCGGCCGTCGCTCCCCCCGGCTGGGTGGTCAGGCCGAGCAGCGCCTTCCACCAGGTCCTCGCTTTTTCGAGGGACTGA
- a CDS encoding NAD(P)/FAD-dependent oxidoreductase produces the protein METDVVIVGGGPVGLYLAASLLQEGVSVRLLEQRTERNIHTRAIGIHPPALEALDGVHLADAMVREGVPIRAGMALSGGRTVGTMSFAGVSEDFPFVLALPQYRTEQLLEERVNALDSRAIVRGVRVTGVNDDGASAAVVVEPSSDATAGGGSFEASIVVAADGARSRLRDAVRMPVRTKAYPDHYLMGDFADSGRHGQMAVLFLEPEGIVESFPLPGGLRRWVVRLGQPAEGADAGRLARLVLRRTGILPDVRTNTMLSAFSVRSTMARRIVAGRVVLVGDAAHEISPIGGQGMNLGWLDAQALAPVVREAVAGRPVAGRLKAFDAGRRRAAVIARRQSEVNMLLGRPLPAPLLRLRNLAIGGAASIPAMNLWTARRFTMQ, from the coding sequence GTGGAAACAGACGTGGTCATCGTCGGCGGCGGCCCGGTGGGCCTCTACCTGGCGGCTTCCCTGCTCCAGGAGGGCGTCTCCGTACGGCTCCTCGAGCAGCGGACGGAACGCAATATCCACACCCGCGCCATCGGGATCCATCCTCCCGCCCTAGAGGCGCTGGACGGCGTCCACCTGGCCGATGCCATGGTGCGGGAGGGCGTGCCGATCCGTGCGGGCATGGCCCTCAGCGGCGGGAGGACCGTGGGCACCATGTCCTTCGCAGGCGTTTCGGAGGACTTTCCGTTCGTACTGGCCCTCCCCCAGTACCGGACGGAACAACTCCTCGAGGAACGCGTCAATGCCCTCGACAGCCGGGCCATCGTCAGGGGCGTGCGCGTCACAGGAGTGAACGACGACGGCGCTTCGGCCGCCGTCGTCGTCGAACCTTCCAGCGACGCAACGGCAGGGGGCGGCAGCTTTGAAGCCTCAATTGTGGTCGCCGCCGACGGCGCAAGGTCACGGCTGCGCGATGCCGTCCGCATGCCCGTCCGCACCAAGGCCTATCCGGACCACTACCTGATGGGCGACTTCGCCGACTCCGGACGCCATGGGCAGATGGCTGTCCTCTTCCTCGAGCCGGAGGGGATCGTAGAATCCTTCCCGCTCCCGGGCGGGCTGCGGCGGTGGGTGGTACGGCTCGGCCAGCCCGCGGAAGGAGCCGACGCCGGCCGGCTGGCACGCCTGGTCCTGCGGCGGACGGGAATCCTCCCTGACGTGCGGACCAACACCATGCTGAGCGCCTTCAGCGTCCGCTCCACAATGGCCCGGCGCATCGTGGCCGGGCGCGTAGTGCTGGTGGGCGACGCCGCCCACGAAATCAGCCCGATCGGCGGCCAGGGCATGAACCTTGGCTGGCTGGACGCCCAGGCCCTGGCTCCCGTGGTTCGGGAGGCTGTGGCGGGAAGGCCTGTGGCCGGGCGGCTGAAGGCATTCGACGCCGGGCGGCGACGCGCCGCTGTGATCGCGCGGCGCCAGTCCGAAGTGAACATGCTGCTGGGACGCCCGCTGCCCGCGCCGCTCCTTAGGCTTCGCAACCTTGCCATCGGCGGCGCCGCTTCAATCCCGGCAATGAACCTGTGGACGGCCCGGCGCTTCACCATGCAGTAG
- a CDS encoding type III polyketide synthase, giving the protein MTVYVRSLETAVPKTMLIQSEARDVFAAQPGLSRLGSRLVNTCFDSAAIDTRFTAVEELTNEFRSDDPQFYDPATGLLLNPGTKARNEIFGREATKLFVEAARSAVSACPELNLLDITHLVTVSCTGFFNPGPDYKIVRELGLDPAVQRYHLGFMGCYAAFPALRAAKLFCEADPNAVVLVVCAELCSLHVRTSNDPDTIMGSALFADGAAAAVVTARQGAEDHALMQLDHFETVLTPVGEDSMAWNIGDHGFEMVLGNYVPHIIDDHIVGALAPLLAREPELAALPYSSIRHWAIHPGGRSILDKVESRLGLTQEQLVPAREVLRNYGNMSSATVLFVIKHILEQDPEPGDERICSMAFGPGLTVETAVFTKLRQAPRTTRPAHNSPEEQVQEGLPVEAPVA; this is encoded by the coding sequence ATGACGGTCTACGTGCGTTCACTTGAAACTGCAGTTCCGAAAACGATGCTGATCCAGTCGGAAGCCCGGGATGTTTTTGCGGCCCAGCCTGGCCTGTCCAGGCTTGGTTCCCGGCTGGTGAACACGTGCTTCGATTCAGCGGCCATTGACACCCGCTTTACCGCCGTCGAGGAACTGACCAACGAGTTCCGCTCGGACGATCCGCAATTCTACGACCCGGCCACCGGCCTCCTCCTGAACCCCGGCACCAAAGCCCGGAATGAGATCTTCGGCCGGGAAGCCACCAAGCTCTTCGTCGAAGCCGCCCGCTCCGCCGTCAGCGCCTGCCCGGAACTCAATTTACTTGACATAACTCACCTGGTGACAGTCTCCTGCACGGGATTCTTCAATCCGGGGCCCGACTACAAAATCGTGCGGGAGCTCGGCCTGGATCCAGCGGTCCAGCGCTACCACCTCGGCTTCATGGGCTGCTATGCGGCCTTTCCCGCGCTGCGCGCAGCAAAGCTGTTCTGCGAAGCCGACCCCAACGCCGTTGTCCTGGTGGTCTGCGCGGAACTGTGCTCGCTGCACGTGCGTACTTCCAACGATCCGGACACCATCATGGGGTCAGCACTCTTCGCCGATGGTGCGGCAGCCGCCGTCGTCACTGCCCGGCAAGGCGCCGAAGACCATGCGCTGATGCAGCTGGACCATTTTGAAACAGTCCTCACCCCCGTCGGCGAGGACTCCATGGCCTGGAACATTGGCGACCACGGATTCGAAATGGTCCTGGGCAACTACGTCCCGCACATCATCGACGACCACATCGTCGGGGCACTGGCGCCCCTCCTGGCGCGGGAACCGGAACTGGCAGCACTCCCCTACTCCTCCATCCGCCACTGGGCCATCCACCCGGGCGGCCGCAGCATCCTCGACAAAGTCGAGTCCAGGCTCGGCCTCACGCAGGAACAGCTGGTTCCGGCCCGCGAGGTCCTCCGCAATTACGGCAACATGAGCAGCGCTACCGTCCTGTTCGTCATCAAGCACATCCTGGAACAGGACCCGGAGCCGGGTGACGAACGGATCTGCTCCATGGCCTTCGGCCCCGGCCTCACTGTGGAAACGGCGGTCTTCACGAAACTGCGGCAAGCGCCGCGCACCACCCGGCCGGCGCACAACTCTCCAGAGGAACAGGTGCAGGAGGGGCTGCCGGTGGAAGCGCCAGTGGCCTGA
- a CDS encoding peptide deformylase, translated as MNPIPPETTASDEQIRETVERILSAGTLPPIVQAGHPALRQRAAALDGQLSSDQLERLIALMRQVMHEAPGVGLAAPQLGIPLQIAVVEDQFDVDPEAAALRKRRPLEFLALLNPRYTPLGTEYASFYEGCLSLNGLQAVVTRPENVLLDFQAPDGSPVQREFAGWQARIVQHETDHLNGVLYVDRAQLRSLSSNAEYAAHWAEPGISKARAGLGFDTGPVSVAGS; from the coding sequence ATGAACCCCATCCCGCCGGAGACCACCGCCAGCGATGAACAGATCCGGGAAACCGTGGAGCGGATCCTTTCGGCCGGAACGCTCCCGCCCATCGTGCAGGCCGGCCACCCCGCACTTCGACAGCGCGCCGCCGCCCTTGACGGTCAACTCTCCTCCGACCAGCTGGAGCGCCTCATCGCCCTCATGCGGCAGGTTATGCACGAGGCCCCCGGAGTGGGACTGGCGGCGCCGCAGCTCGGCATCCCCCTCCAAATCGCGGTCGTCGAGGACCAGTTCGACGTCGATCCGGAGGCCGCTGCGCTGCGCAAGCGACGTCCATTGGAGTTCCTGGCACTCCTGAACCCCCGGTACACGCCGCTGGGAACGGAGTATGCCTCCTTTTACGAGGGCTGCCTCTCCCTGAACGGGCTCCAGGCAGTGGTGACCCGACCCGAGAACGTCCTGCTGGACTTCCAGGCACCCGATGGCTCACCGGTGCAGCGGGAGTTCGCAGGCTGGCAGGCCCGGATCGTGCAGCACGAAACCGACCACCTGAACGGTGTCCTGTACGTGGACCGGGCCCAGCTGCGGTCGCTCAGCAGCAACGCGGAGTACGCCGCGCACTGGGCGGAACCGGGGATCAGCAAGGCCCGGGCAGGGCTCGGGTTCGATACCGGCCCGGTCAGCGTCGCCGGCTCCTAG
- a CDS encoding VOC family protein, producing MPRKIGTCLWFENQAEEAAQFYTSVFDDSRILNVSRFGEGGPGAAGEAIAVDFELEGRGFTALNGARGSTFTEAVSFVVDCEDQSAVDRYWAALTDGGSESQCGWLKDRFGLSWQVIPSILPSLIAGPDPHGSQRAMQAMLGMRKLDIAELQKAYDG from the coding sequence ATGCCACGAAAGATCGGGACCTGCCTCTGGTTCGAAAACCAGGCGGAAGAAGCGGCACAGTTCTACACTTCGGTTTTCGACGATTCAAGAATCCTCAATGTTTCGCGGTTCGGTGAGGGCGGACCGGGCGCGGCAGGCGAAGCAATCGCCGTCGACTTTGAACTCGAAGGACGGGGGTTCACTGCCCTGAATGGTGCCCGGGGATCCACCTTCACTGAGGCTGTTTCGTTCGTGGTGGACTGCGAGGACCAGTCCGCGGTGGACCGGTACTGGGCAGCCCTGACCGACGGCGGCTCAGAAAGCCAGTGCGGTTGGCTAAAGGACCGCTTCGGTTTGTCCTGGCAGGTCATACCCTCAATCCTGCCGTCCTTGATCGCGGGACCCGACCCCCACGGATCTCAGCGGGCCATGCAGGCCATGCTGGGGATGCGCAAGCTGGACATCGCCGAACTGCAGAAAGCCTATGACGGGTGA
- a CDS encoding SPFH domain-containing protein — MDNAGGAALAIVLVVLIVFVIIVLVRAVRIIPQARAGVVERLGKYQRTLNPGLTILIPFVDRLLPLLDLREQVVSFPPQPVITEDNLVVSIDTVVYFQVTDPRAATYEIANYIQAVEQLTTTTLRNVVGGLNLEEALTSRDQINGQLRGVLDEATGRWGIRVSRVELKAIDPPHSIQDSMEKQMRAERDRRAAILTAEGTKQSAILTAEGQRQASILKAEGDAKAAILRADGEAQAIQKVFDAIHKGNPDQKLLAYQYLQTLPKLAEGSSNKLWIIPSEVGEALKGIGNALGGTTPESAGGLFDEVGAKPSEP, encoded by the coding sequence ATGGATAACGCAGGAGGAGCCGCACTCGCCATTGTGCTGGTGGTCCTGATCGTGTTTGTGATTATTGTCCTGGTCCGGGCGGTCCGGATCATTCCACAGGCACGGGCTGGTGTTGTTGAAAGGCTGGGCAAATACCAGCGGACGCTCAATCCGGGACTGACCATCCTTATTCCCTTCGTTGACCGGCTCCTGCCGCTGCTGGACCTGCGCGAGCAGGTGGTCTCCTTCCCGCCGCAGCCTGTCATCACCGAGGACAACCTGGTGGTCTCCATCGACACCGTGGTGTATTTCCAGGTCACGGACCCGCGCGCCGCCACGTACGAGATCGCCAACTACATCCAGGCCGTGGAGCAGCTGACCACCACCACGCTGCGCAACGTGGTGGGCGGGCTAAACCTCGAGGAGGCGCTCACGTCCCGGGACCAGATCAACGGACAGCTGCGCGGCGTCCTGGACGAGGCCACGGGCCGCTGGGGCATCCGGGTTTCCCGCGTGGAACTGAAGGCAATCGATCCGCCCCACTCCATCCAGGACTCGATGGAGAAGCAGATGCGCGCCGAGCGCGACCGGCGCGCGGCCATCCTGACGGCCGAAGGAACCAAGCAGTCAGCGATTCTCACCGCTGAGGGCCAGCGGCAGGCCTCCATCCTGAAAGCGGAAGGTGATGCGAAGGCGGCCATCCTCCGTGCCGACGGCGAAGCCCAGGCCATCCAGAAGGTCTTCGACGCGATCCACAAGGGCAATCCGGACCAGAAGCTGCTGGCCTACCAGTACCTGCAGACACTGCCCAAGCTGGCGGAGGGCTCCTCCAACAAGCTGTGGATCATTCCCAGTGAAGTCGGCGAAGCACTCAAGGGAATCGGCAACGCCCTGGGCGGGACCACCCCGGAATCCGCCGGCGGCCTGTTCGACGAAGTCGGGGCCAAACCGTCGGAGCCTTAG
- a CDS encoding nuclear transport factor 2 family protein, producing MAEDPSLSISPLDRVLGFIRVLEAGGGAAEIRPFLADTFVLVEAPHLLAPEGSTRTLASVLAGADQSSEVVSDQKFHIRRTTCEGGRVAVEADWSATVRMDLRYWDRGETIRARTSSVFEVADGKIVSQDSYDCYFR from the coding sequence ATGGCTGAAGACCCTTCCCTGAGCATCTCCCCGTTGGATCGGGTCCTCGGATTCATCCGGGTACTGGAAGCAGGCGGAGGGGCCGCTGAGATCAGGCCTTTCCTGGCGGACACCTTCGTGCTGGTGGAAGCACCGCACCTCCTGGCTCCGGAAGGCTCCACGCGCACGCTCGCTTCGGTCCTTGCCGGCGCGGACCAGAGCTCCGAGGTGGTCTCGGACCAGAAGTTCCACATCAGGCGCACCACCTGTGAAGGCGGAAGGGTGGCCGTGGAGGCAGACTGGTCAGCGACGGTCCGGATGGACCTCCGCTACTGGGACCGGGGGGAGACCATCCGGGCCCGGACGTCGTCGGTTTTTGAGGTTGCTGACGGAAAAATCGTGAGCCAGGACAGCTACGACTGCTACTTCCGCTGA
- a CDS encoding Lrp/AsnC ligand binding domain-containing protein, whose translation MITAFVLIKTDAARIPETAEEISSIEGISEVYSVTGEWDLIAVARVHRHEDLADVIADRLSKVPAVVHTTTHIAFRAYSQHDLDAAFSLGFEQ comes from the coding sequence GTGATCACTGCATTTGTCCTGATCAAGACCGACGCTGCCCGCATCCCTGAAACTGCCGAGGAAATCTCCTCGATCGAGGGGATCAGCGAGGTTTATTCCGTAACCGGAGAATGGGACCTCATTGCCGTGGCCCGGGTCCACCGGCACGAGGATCTGGCGGACGTCATCGCGGACAGGCTTTCCAAGGTCCCTGCCGTGGTCCACACCACAACCCACATTGCCTTCCGCGCATATTCGCAGCACGACCTGGACGCGGCGTTCTCGCTGGGCTTTGAGCAGTAG
- a CDS encoding BTAD domain-containing putative transcriptional regulator has translation MGADGYGELKLELLGSWRLCRDGVVVHVATRQQRLIAALAIKGPLLRNYLVGLLWPEYPDSKALESLRVSVHLISRQVPGLIVNEGRMLYLSDDVDVDLRRVRLQARALGGAGLQADPASLLDGLHDAQLLPGWYEDWMMVEQSRLQQDRLRAYVAIASHALAVGDTGTAEAAAEAAVEIEPLYETAVSLLIQAELQHGNPAAALRAYERYRKQLGEDMGLLPSESVSGLLTGPLERRPGLGTERSVPPGHPWLSGQPALDHA, from the coding sequence ATGGGCGCCGACGGCTATGGAGAATTGAAACTGGAACTGCTCGGGTCCTGGCGTCTCTGCCGGGACGGCGTGGTTGTGCACGTTGCGACGCGTCAGCAGCGGCTGATCGCGGCGCTGGCCATCAAGGGTCCGCTTCTCCGTAACTACCTCGTCGGCTTGTTATGGCCCGAGTATCCGGATTCCAAGGCGTTGGAGAGCCTGCGCGTCAGTGTGCATCTGATTTCCCGCCAAGTGCCCGGGCTGATCGTCAACGAGGGCCGGATGCTGTACCTCAGCGACGACGTGGATGTTGACCTAAGGCGGGTCCGGCTTCAGGCCAGGGCCCTGGGCGGTGCAGGGCTGCAGGCCGACCCTGCATCCCTGCTGGACGGACTACATGACGCGCAGCTGCTTCCCGGCTGGTACGAGGACTGGATGATGGTTGAACAGAGCCGGTTGCAGCAGGACCGCTTACGGGCTTACGTAGCTATCGCTTCGCATGCACTTGCCGTGGGGGACACCGGTACGGCAGAGGCAGCCGCCGAGGCGGCGGTGGAGATCGAGCCGCTCTATGAGACTGCCGTCAGTCTCCTTATCCAGGCTGAATTGCAGCACGGCAATCCCGCCGCCGCGCTCAGGGCTTACGAACGCTACCGGAAGCAGCTTGGGGAAGACATGGGTCTACTGCCTTCGGAATCGGTCAGCGGGCTTCTCACGGGGCCCCTTGAGCGCCGGCCAGGTTTGGGGACGGAGCGGTCAGTTCCGCCCGGTCACCCCTGGCTGAGCGGCCAGCCAGCGCTTGACCACGCTTAG
- a CDS encoding putative RNA methyltransferase: protein MPAPKLPLLCPVCFQPLEPAGPHPSGHGRLLCGSSHSFDAARQGYFNLLVGKGTAFEADTAEMVEARFNFLGKGHYLPLAEAVAAAVVPALPRDRAVVLDSGTGTGHYLRVLLDAAAANGREVAALGLDISKFALRRAARLNPEAVNLAWDVWQPLPVKDNSVDAVTVIFAPRNAPEFARVLRPAGLLAVVTPRPGHLASIAEPAGMLGIEEGKENRLAGAMEPHFTIERARDIDFPLALTRQEAADLAFMGPAGHHSDRTAIAARLEGQPEPVLAEARFRLTVFRPATARTQ, encoded by the coding sequence ATGCCCGCTCCCAAGCTTCCCCTGCTGTGCCCTGTGTGCTTCCAGCCGCTGGAGCCGGCGGGACCGCATCCCTCCGGCCACGGCCGCCTTCTTTGCGGATCTTCCCACAGCTTCGACGCCGCCAGGCAGGGGTACTTCAACCTGCTGGTGGGAAAAGGCACCGCGTTCGAAGCGGACACCGCCGAGATGGTGGAGGCCCGCTTCAACTTCCTGGGGAAGGGGCACTACCTGCCGCTGGCAGAGGCGGTGGCAGCCGCCGTCGTTCCCGCCCTGCCCCGGGACCGAGCCGTCGTGCTGGACTCAGGAACCGGCACGGGACACTACCTGCGCGTTCTGCTTGATGCGGCGGCGGCCAACGGCCGGGAGGTGGCCGCCCTTGGCCTCGACATCTCGAAATTCGCCCTGCGGCGCGCCGCGCGGCTCAACCCGGAGGCGGTAAACCTCGCCTGGGACGTATGGCAGCCGTTGCCGGTGAAGGACAACTCGGTTGACGCGGTCACGGTTATTTTCGCGCCCCGGAACGCCCCGGAGTTCGCACGCGTGCTGCGGCCAGCGGGCCTGCTGGCCGTGGTGACACCCCGGCCCGGTCATCTCGCCTCCATTGCGGAGCCGGCCGGCATGCTCGGCATCGAAGAAGGCAAGGAGAACCGTTTGGCCGGGGCAATGGAGCCGCACTTCACGATCGAACGCGCCCGGGACATCGACTTCCCCCTTGCGCTAACCCGCCAGGAGGCAGCAGACCTTGCGTTCATGGGTCCGGCGGGGCATCACAGCGACCGCACCGCCATCGCCGCCCGGCTGGAGGGCCAGCCGGAGCCCGTCCTGGCCGAAGCGCGGTTCCGCCTCACAGTCTTCCGCCCCGCGACGGCCCGCACGCAGTAA
- a CDS encoding DUF3054 domain-containing protein, with protein sequence MTSRNMKTAKPHAFRLTLAAAATDAVMILVFAAVGRDAHQRGDVVTGVFLTAWPFLAGAALGWIIARAWRQPLSVRRTGLAVWLGSVAGGMVLRALTGQAVALPFVIVALVSLGVLLLGYRVLLAGFRRRRRT encoded by the coding sequence ATGACTTCCCGCAACATGAAGACCGCAAAACCGCACGCCTTCCGCCTGACTCTGGCAGCCGCGGCGACCGACGCCGTCATGATTCTGGTGTTCGCCGCCGTCGGACGTGACGCCCACCAGCGCGGCGATGTGGTGACCGGTGTGTTCCTGACCGCCTGGCCGTTCCTGGCGGGTGCTGCGCTGGGCTGGATCATTGCGAGGGCATGGCGGCAACCCCTCTCGGTACGGCGCACCGGCCTCGCCGTTTGGCTCGGCAGCGTGGCGGGAGGGATGGTGCTGCGCGCCCTGACCGGCCAGGCCGTGGCGCTCCCGTTTGTCATAGTGGCTTTGGTCAGCCTGGGGGTCCTGCTGCTTGGCTACCGCGTGCTGCTGGCGGGGTTCAGGCGCCGCCGGCGTACCTGA
- a CDS encoding alpha/beta fold hydrolase yields MGFPGDDGRLPVIYVRGFAGTGTAVNTAVDDPFYGFSQGSVHVRADSNGRAKFHQFESPMLRLVSDHKYEVPVHGDQWAFLNSADAGSVNPASVWIHRFYDVSADTFGADPENFSFEDAARDLFKLIKLVLEKTGAPKVFLVAHSMGGLICRSLLQRVIPESLAGQDGNLDPAAGAGFVARVFTYATPHGGIRFAIGFGLLEKIRDATGLQGADIFGPDRMYEYLTPPALRRTLTRDQFIATEMPEEGFPVDELFCLVGSNPEDYDVALGLSSKAVGARSDGLVQIDNAAVRGAPLAVVHRSHSGRYGIVNSEEGYQNLQRFLFGDLKVEVELVGFTVGRDAPADVEFQLDVALAIRGLPVMVHEQSASHFCPVQIEHWREGDPIDSPVPLLTTFLSSKAPRPRVGGRVVPRLRHALRLRLMSIREKEGHFFFDDHLEQTEDWQDTLVVDIEPPAKDRPLPRAWAAWNSVIPTALRDWEPGERDQLKDIDPTVHRWSGRIDVPEASRDLLGRHAGINLTVTPRTLSF; encoded by the coding sequence ATGGGGTTCCCTGGCGACGACGGCCGGCTGCCCGTGATCTACGTCCGGGGTTTCGCCGGAACAGGCACCGCCGTCAATACCGCCGTCGATGACCCGTTCTACGGCTTCAGTCAGGGCTCTGTGCACGTCAGGGCTGACAGCAATGGCCGGGCGAAGTTCCACCAGTTCGAGTCTCCGATGCTGCGGCTGGTGAGCGACCATAAGTACGAGGTCCCTGTTCACGGTGACCAATGGGCCTTTCTGAACAGCGCGGACGCCGGCTCGGTGAACCCGGCGTCGGTGTGGATCCACCGCTTCTACGACGTGTCAGCAGATACCTTTGGCGCGGACCCGGAAAACTTCTCCTTCGAGGATGCGGCACGCGACCTGTTCAAGCTGATCAAGCTTGTGCTGGAGAAGACCGGCGCGCCCAAGGTCTTCCTGGTGGCTCATTCCATGGGCGGGCTGATCTGCCGCTCGCTTCTGCAACGGGTCATCCCGGAAAGCCTCGCCGGGCAGGACGGAAATTTGGACCCCGCCGCGGGAGCCGGATTTGTTGCCCGGGTTTTTACCTACGCAACGCCGCACGGTGGAATCCGTTTCGCCATCGGTTTTGGCCTGCTGGAGAAGATTCGCGACGCCACGGGGCTCCAGGGGGCGGATATCTTTGGCCCTGACCGGATGTACGAGTACCTCACCCCTCCTGCCCTCAGGAGGACGCTGACGCGCGACCAATTCATCGCAACCGAGATGCCCGAGGAGGGCTTCCCGGTTGACGAATTGTTCTGCCTCGTCGGGTCCAATCCGGAGGACTACGATGTGGCCCTGGGCCTGTCCTCCAAGGCGGTGGGAGCCCGCAGTGACGGGCTGGTCCAGATCGACAACGCTGCGGTCCGGGGCGCGCCGCTGGCCGTAGTGCACCGCAGCCACAGCGGGCGGTACGGAATCGTCAACTCGGAGGAGGGCTACCAGAACCTCCAGCGCTTCCTCTTCGGCGATCTTAAGGTCGAAGTGGAGCTGGTCGGCTTCACGGTCGGCAGGGACGCACCTGCCGACGTCGAATTCCAGCTTGACGTCGCGCTGGCCATCAGGGGACTGCCGGTTATGGTCCACGAGCAGAGTGCGTCCCACTTCTGTCCGGTACAGATTGAGCACTGGCGGGAAGGGGACCCCATCGATTCTCCGGTTCCGCTGCTGACGACTTTCCTTTCCTCCAAGGCGCCACGGCCGCGTGTCGGCGGCAGGGTGGTACCCCGGCTTCGTCATGCGCTCCGGCTCCGGCTGATGTCCATCAGGGAGAAGGAGGGACACTTCTTCTTTGACGACCACCTGGAGCAGACCGAGGACTGGCAGGACACCCTGGTGGTTGACATCGAACCTCCCGCAAAAGACCGGCCGCTGCCGAGGGCATGGGCTGCCTGGAACAGCGTGATCCCGACGGCCCTTCGGGACTGGGAGCCGGGGGAGAGGGACCAGTTGAAGGACATAGACCCTACCGTTCACCGCTGGAGCGGACGCATAGACGTCCCGGAGGCCTCCCGGGACCTGCTGGGACGGCATGCAGGGATCAACCTCACCGTGACCCCGAGAACCCTTTCATTCTGA